One Candidatus Krumholzibacteriia bacterium genomic window, CCGCCGGCGGCGAAACGGAAGCCATCACCGCCGCCATCACCGCTGCCGAGTCGCTGCTCGCCGAGAACCGCATCCGCGAAGCGGCCGCGTCCTATCGCGACATCCTCGCCGACGATGCGCTGCCGGCGGTCGAACGTGCCCGCGTCTTCCGGGGACTGTTCGTCGCCTACGATGCCCTCGGCGATCCGCGGGAGTTGTCCGCGCTGGCCGAGGCGGTGGCCGCGGCTCCGGAGTATCCGGGAAACGCGATGTTGCTGCGGCACGCGTCGAGCGAGGACGGTCGGTACGGACCGGCCGGCGACTGGCCGGAACACCTGCAGCGTCTGCAGGACGTCGCGGCCGCGCATCCGGCCTTGCACGGGCCGGTCGAACTGCTCGTCTCCAGTCACCACGACGCGCGGGCCGAGTGGGACGACATGGCCACGCACGGCGACCGTGTCGGAGCGTTGTGCGACGTGATGGTCGTCGGACCCTTCGGCAACGTCGCCGGCTCGGGCATGACGCGGGTCCTGGGTCCGGAGCGAGGGATCGATCCCGATGCCGACTACCAGGGTCTCGACGGCACGCGCCTGCGCTGGATCCCGGCCTTCTGCGGTCCCTACGCGATGATCGATCTCGACGAGTTCATGGACGAGCGCCCCAATGCGCTCCTGTACACGGTGACCCACGTGCGCTCCGATCGCGATCGCGAGGCGCTCCTGCACGTCTCCGGCGCGGGTTCGTTCCGGGCGTGGTGCAACGAGGATCTCGTTCTCGACGAACCCGAGCATCGTTCGGGCCTCTACGATCTCTACGCGGTACCGATCACGCTGCGCGCGGGCTGGAACCAGATCCTGGTGAAGGCGGGCGCCGAGTTCGATCGCCTGCTCGAGCAGGTTCGCCTGACCGATCCCACCGGCCTGCCGCTGGCCCTGGAGACGAGCGCCGCCCCGCCCGACGGTTTCGACGCGATCGCGGTGGAGTCCGACCCGGAGGTGTCGCCACGGCCGTACCCGCCCGACCACTACCGTGAACGATACGCCTCGTGGCCGCTGGGTTCGGGCTTCGTCGACCGGCTGCTCCTGCTGCGCGACCTCCGGGACCTGGGGTGGGCGGAGCGCGCGCAGACCCTGCTCGACGAACTGTACGAAGAGTTCCGGGGCAGCGGCCTGGTCCACGCCGAGCGGGTGCGCCTGCTGCGGGCGCAGGATGCGCCCGAGGCCGACAACCTGGCTGCGGCGATCGCGGACTTCGCGCCCGAGATGGTCGCGTTCCGTCTCGAACAGGTGCGCGAACTCGAGGATCAGGGCGAGACCGATGCCGCCTTCGCCGCGCTCCAGGAGCTCGTGGACGAAGCACCCGACGACCTCACCCTGCAGAGCTTCCTCGGCCTGGTTCGCATGTCCCGCGGAGACAAGCGCGGCGGCTTCGAAGTGGTGGAGGCCGCGCACCGCGAGCGCCCGTACGACCGCTATCTGCAGTCGAACCTCTCGGTCGCCCTTCGCCAACTGAACCAGGGCCACCGGCTCCGTGAGGCGCTCGAGCGCTTCCACGAGCTGCGGCCCGATCGTGTCGACGTCGCCTACGAGCTCGCACACCTCGCCGCCGAGGCCGAGGACACCGAAGGCGCGCTGCGCTATCTCGACCGTGCGCTCGCCGCCAACGGACCGGCCGTGGAGATCCACCGCCAACGCGCCGAGGTCCTGCGCGACGCCGGCCGCGACGACGAAGCCCTGCAGGCCTACCTCGAGGCCCTGCTCTGGTCGCCGCAGAACGTGCGGCTGCGCAGCGAGGTGGCCGAACTCATGCTGTCGCTCGACCAGAAGGACGACGCCATCGCGCAGCTCGAGCGCGCCCTGTCGCTCGACCCCTCCGACATCGGGGTGCGCGAAACCCTCCGTCGACTGCGCGGCCAGCCACCGATGCGCGACCTCTTCCCCTCCTACGACCTCGCCACCCTGCGCGACACCGTGGACCTCGACTGGGCCGACCCGGAGGCCGGCGTGATCTACCTCTTCGACGACGTCCAGACCACGGTCTTCGAGAGCGGGGCCGACCTCACGCGGCGTCACTACGCGATCCTGATCAGCAGCGAGGCCGGCGTGGCGAACTATCGCGCGATGCAGGAGATGACCCAGCGCGGCGAGCACAGCGGCCTCGAGATCGCCCGGGCCCATCGGCCCGACGGGCAGGTGGTCGACGCCGAGGTCGGATACGGCGAACTCACCTTCACCGACCTCGGCGTGGGCGACGTCATCGAGATCCGCGTGGCCGCCCCGAGCGGCGTGGTCGCGGGGCTCGCCGGACACACGTGGACCGAGAACCGCTTCCAGCTCGAGGCGCCGTGCGCCCGCAGCCGCTTCTCGCTTCTGATCGGCGCGGACCACGACTTCGACTGGGTCGTGCACAACGGCGAGACCGAACACGACGTCGAGAGCCAGGGCGACTGGCGGCTGCACACCTGGGCCGCCCGCGAGATCCCGGCCGTGCAGTTCGAGGCGAACATGCCCCAGTCCCTGGACCACCTCTTCTGGTTGGACTTCACGACCGTCGGATCGTGGGAC contains:
- a CDS encoding transglutaminase domain-containing protein, with the protein product MRPERPRAVIALFLVVAAISVANTAHADTAAGGETEAITAAITAAESLLAENRIREAAASYRDILADDALPAVERARVFRGLFVAYDALGDPRELSALAEAVAAAPEYPGNAMLLRHASSEDGRYGPAGDWPEHLQRLQDVAAAHPALHGPVELLVSSHHDARAEWDDMATHGDRVGALCDVMVVGPFGNVAGSGMTRVLGPERGIDPDADYQGLDGTRLRWIPAFCGPYAMIDLDEFMDERPNALLYTVTHVRSDRDREALLHVSGAGSFRAWCNEDLVLDEPEHRSGLYDLYAVPITLRAGWNQILVKAGAEFDRLLEQVRLTDPTGLPLALETSAAPPDGFDAIAVESDPEVSPRPYPPDHYRERYASWPLGSGFVDRLLLLRDLRDLGWAERAQTLLDELYEEFRGSGLVHAERVRLLRAQDAPEADNLAAAIADFAPEMVAFRLEQVRELEDQGETDAAFAALQELVDEAPDDLTLQSFLGLVRMSRGDKRGGFEVVEAAHRERPYDRYLQSNLSVALRQLNQGHRLREALERFHELRPDRVDVAYELAHLAAEAEDTEGALRYLDRALAANGPAVEIHRQRAEVLRDAGRDDEALQAYLEALLWSPQNVRLRSEVAELMLSLDQKDDAIAQLERALSLDPSDIGVRETLRRLRGQPPMRDLFPSYDLATLRDTVDLDWADPEAGVIYLFDDVQTTVFESGADLTRRHYAILISSEAGVANYRAMQEMTQRGEHSGLEIARAHRPDGQVVDAEVGYGELTFTDLGVGDVIEIRVAAPSGVVAGLAGHTWTENRFQLEAPCARSRFSLLIGADHDFDWVVHNGETEHDVESQGDWRLHTWAAREIPAVQFEANMPQSLDHLFWLDFTTVGSWDDVVRWYRDESEGRLRPTPAIESLVEELDVADAPDSARIHVLADWVRAEIEYEGGQFIDSPTVPRASDDILRTRYGDCKDQAAVIIAALRSMGIDAEFALVNSRFVMTVPYLPSPRFSHAIVHARTDDGREYWIDPTSDQLAFPGIPKALEGMTALLVGDGDGFTTIPVEPVDTDGTVSHYTARFRDDDTLELEGTTRFVGENGANLRSVLRTMPEQIDRLFEQMLGQTHPGVQVEDLHYEKDEAGGNDVVVRLRVTIPSPVTRAGDLRILQVPWTGWAMPSPAVATRTRQSPLEMIHWRGTSTEELTLELPAGLAPLGLGDPVIVDGDFGRFELTRSLDDDGRLHCTKRFVTDRLRIEADEYPDFREFVLAAVKAEEEQVVLKRE